One genomic window of Pseudomonas aeruginosa includes the following:
- a CDS encoding flagellar hook-length control protein FliK: MAVAPGVLLPPTPDVKPKAAAPKSQQKTPEPSNDKTSSFSDMYAKETAKKPAERADGPAKGSRDKPRDAGKDAVEAQPTDAARQPAVAEDGKPLPADGQAKADGEDKVETPVDPLQLLGLGGAVPLLDENTQATLLPPAVPTASSAPASLTEASSDPTLVKLNGVPAVNMALEQGAQDAAQTAKGGPAKSADPRQANLGDALAGLTSDSLTKAVDGKALEAQLQQTAEPAVASAASESLLESKAEPRGEPFAAKLNGLTQAMAQQALTNRPVNGTVPGQPVAMQQNGWSEAVVDRVMWMSSQNLKSAEIQLDPAELGRLDVRIHMTADQTQVTFASPNAGVRDALESQMHRLRDMFSQQGMNQLDVNVSDQSLARGWQGQQQGEGGSARGRGLAGEASGDEETLAGVSEIRSRPGASAARGLVDYYA; the protein is encoded by the coding sequence ATGGCCGTCGCCCCTGGTGTGTTGTTGCCGCCGACGCCTGATGTAAAGCCCAAGGCCGCTGCGCCGAAGAGCCAGCAGAAAACGCCTGAGCCCAGTAACGACAAGACTTCCAGCTTCTCCGACATGTATGCCAAGGAGACCGCGAAGAAGCCCGCCGAGCGCGCTGACGGTCCCGCGAAGGGTTCGCGGGACAAGCCACGGGACGCCGGCAAGGACGCCGTCGAAGCGCAGCCGACGGATGCCGCCAGGCAGCCGGCCGTTGCCGAAGACGGCAAGCCTTTGCCGGCCGACGGCCAGGCCAAGGCCGACGGCGAAGATAAAGTCGAAACGCCGGTCGATCCGCTGCAATTGCTCGGCCTCGGCGGTGCCGTACCGTTGCTCGACGAGAATACCCAGGCGACTTTGCTGCCACCGGCCGTGCCGACGGCCAGCAGTGCTCCGGCCAGCCTTACCGAAGCCAGCAGCGACCCGACCCTGGTCAAGCTCAACGGCGTGCCGGCGGTGAACATGGCCCTGGAGCAGGGCGCCCAGGACGCCGCGCAGACGGCGAAAGGCGGGCCGGCGAAGAGCGCCGATCCGCGCCAGGCGAACCTCGGCGATGCCCTTGCCGGCCTGACCTCGGATTCCTTGACCAAGGCCGTCGACGGCAAGGCGCTCGAGGCCCAGTTGCAGCAGACCGCCGAGCCGGCCGTCGCCAGCGCCGCCTCCGAGAGCCTGCTGGAGAGCAAGGCGGAACCCCGCGGTGAACCTTTCGCGGCCAAGCTCAACGGGCTGACCCAGGCCATGGCGCAACAGGCCCTGACCAACCGTCCGGTGAACGGCACGGTGCCCGGCCAGCCGGTGGCGATGCAGCAGAACGGCTGGAGCGAGGCGGTGGTGGACCGGGTGATGTGGATGTCCAGCCAGAACCTGAAGTCGGCGGAGATCCAGCTCGACCCCGCCGAGCTGGGACGCCTGGACGTGCGCATCCACATGACCGCCGACCAGACCCAGGTGACCTTCGCCAGTCCCAACGCCGGCGTTCGCGACGCCCTGGAAAGCCAGATGCACCGGCTGCGCGACATGTTCAGCCAGCAGGGCATGAACCAGCTCGACGTGAACGTCTCCGACCAGTCGCTGGCGCGGGGCTGGCAGGGCCAGCAGCAGGGCGAGGGCGGATCGGCGCGCGGACGCGGCTTGGCCGGCGAGGCCTCGGGCGATGAGGAAACCCTCGC
- a CDS encoding YecA family protein, whose protein sequence is MSFAEKLSRLQAFLDADDLHEEALDYVATHGYLTALSICPEQVPEREWIDALFAEPPHYRSDEERQEIETSLEQLKAHITRVLASDEDLELPCDLDLGDEPDDSDLRGWCIGFMEGVFLREEVWFEQAEEEVSELLLPIMVGSGLFDEQPEFDEIARDRHLVDDMVAQIPDLLTNLFLLCQAPEEKPALLKPRTH, encoded by the coding sequence ATGTCCTTCGCCGAAAAACTGTCCCGTCTGCAAGCCTTCCTCGATGCCGATGACCTGCACGAAGAAGCGCTGGACTACGTGGCGACCCACGGCTACCTGACCGCCCTCTCCATCTGCCCGGAGCAGGTGCCGGAGCGGGAGTGGATCGACGCCCTGTTCGCCGAACCGCCGCACTACCGCAGCGATGAGGAGCGCCAGGAGATCGAGACTTCCCTCGAGCAGCTCAAGGCGCACATCACCCGCGTGCTGGCCAGCGACGAAGACCTCGAGCTGCCCTGCGACCTCGACCTCGGCGACGAGCCGGACGACTCCGACCTGCGCGGCTGGTGCATCGGCTTCATGGAAGGCGTGTTCCTTCGCGAGGAAGTCTGGTTCGAGCAGGCCGAGGAGGAAGTCAGCGAGCTGCTGCTGCCGATCATGGTCGGCTCCGGCCTGTTCGACGAGCAGCCCGAGTTCGACGAGATCGCCCGCGACCGCCACCTGGTGGACGACATGGTCGCGCAGATTCCCGACCTGCTGACCAACCTGTTCCTGCTCTGCCAGGCGCCGGAAGAAAAGCCCGCCCTGCTCAAGCCGCGCACGCACTAA
- a CDS encoding YbaN family protein: MAQREIRPSARAWVRYSLQAVGFLSVALGVIGIFLPVLPTTPFLLLAAACFMRSSPRFYHWLVGHPRLGPWIRDYLDGEGIPLKGKVYAIGLMWASIALSCYLVRRPWAQGFMLTSAVLVSIYILRQKTRPPHDA; the protein is encoded by the coding sequence GTGGCGCAGCGGGAAATTCGCCCGAGCGCTCGTGCCTGGGTGCGCTATAGCCTCCAGGCCGTGGGTTTCCTAAGCGTAGCCCTGGGCGTGATCGGCATCTTCCTGCCGGTGCTGCCGACCACGCCTTTCCTGCTCCTCGCGGCGGCCTGCTTCATGCGCAGCTCGCCGCGCTTCTACCACTGGCTGGTCGGCCATCCACGGCTCGGCCCGTGGATCCGCGACTATCTCGACGGCGAAGGCATCCCGCTCAAGGGCAAGGTCTACGCCATCGGCCTGATGTGGGCCAGCATCGCCCTTTCCTGCTACCTGGTCCGACGCCCCTGGGCCCAGGGCTTCATGCTGACCAGCGCGGTACTGGTCAGCATCTATATCCTCCGCCAGAAGACCCGCCCGCCGCACGACGCCTGA
- a CDS encoding sensor histidine kinase gives MRWRSRAEVGMSLSTRLAGMFAGAAVVIFALIGTMLYCILDRQTERLQQGEVDVRFNMVSRMLDHPDLAERWPHLQGKLDNLSQEYELIRFWIDSDDPRYHYGRFSEPVQRLIADGAGRYELELPEHRYALTARVGVLPAREGRPRLTYVTAIDSAAFHEARTSTLKWLLGLSALGVLLASLLGHWIARLGLWPVHRLSEEARRISPRQLSQRLQLSPLPAELRELVGAFNGALDRLEQAYVRLESFNADVAHELRTPLTNLIGQTQVALSRERSGEHYEEVLQSNLEELERLRAIVNDMLFLARADQGRLACEREETSLAGEIATTVDFLEVIFDEAGVGIEVRGEARALVERALFQRAVTNLLYNAAQHTAAGGTLRVGVERRGDEVRVAVSNPGVPIADEHRRHLFERFYRVDAARSNSEANHGLGLSIVKAVASMHGGSVFVDSADGWNTFGFTVLSPERRGPGDRLPLGEGDPALS, from the coding sequence GTGCGCTGGCGGAGTCGGGCTGAGGTGGGCATGTCCTTGTCGACCCGCCTGGCGGGAATGTTCGCCGGCGCCGCGGTGGTGATCTTCGCCCTCATCGGCACCATGCTCTATTGCATCCTCGACCGCCAGACCGAGCGCCTGCAGCAGGGCGAGGTGGACGTGCGCTTCAACATGGTCTCGCGGATGCTCGACCATCCCGACCTGGCCGAGCGCTGGCCGCACCTGCAGGGCAAGCTGGACAACCTGAGCCAGGAGTACGAGCTGATCCGTTTCTGGATCGACAGCGACGACCCGCGCTATCACTACGGGCGCTTCAGCGAACCGGTGCAGCGGCTGATCGCCGATGGCGCCGGCCGCTACGAATTGGAGTTGCCGGAGCACCGGTACGCGCTGACTGCGCGGGTCGGCGTGTTGCCGGCGCGCGAGGGGCGGCCGCGGCTGACCTACGTCACCGCCATCGATAGCGCGGCGTTCCATGAGGCGCGGACCTCCACCCTGAAATGGCTGCTCGGCCTGTCCGCCCTCGGTGTGCTGCTGGCCTCGTTGCTTGGCCACTGGATCGCCCGCCTGGGCCTGTGGCCGGTGCATCGGCTGTCCGAGGAGGCCCGGCGGATCAGCCCGCGGCAGTTGTCGCAGCGCTTGCAGCTCTCGCCGCTGCCGGCCGAGCTGCGCGAGCTGGTGGGAGCGTTCAACGGCGCCCTGGACCGCCTGGAGCAGGCCTACGTGCGCCTGGAGTCGTTCAATGCCGACGTCGCCCACGAGCTGCGCACGCCATTGACCAACCTGATCGGCCAGACCCAGGTGGCGTTGTCCCGCGAACGCAGCGGCGAACATTACGAAGAGGTCCTGCAATCCAACCTGGAGGAGCTGGAGCGGCTGCGGGCGATCGTCAACGACATGCTGTTCCTCGCCCGCGCCGACCAGGGACGCCTGGCCTGCGAGCGCGAGGAAACCTCGCTGGCCGGCGAGATCGCCACCACGGTGGATTTCCTCGAGGTGATCTTCGACGAGGCCGGGGTCGGTATCGAGGTGCGCGGCGAGGCCCGCGCGCTGGTCGAGCGCGCCCTGTTCCAGCGGGCGGTGACCAACCTGCTGTACAACGCCGCCCAGCACACCGCCGCCGGCGGCACGCTGCGGGTCGGCGTCGAGCGGCGCGGCGACGAAGTGCGGGTGGCGGTGAGCAACCCCGGCGTGCCGATCGCCGACGAGCACCGCAGGCACCTGTTCGAACGCTTCTATCGGGTCGACGCGGCGCGCAGCAACAGCGAGGCCAACCACGGCCTCGGCCTGTCCATCGTCAAGGCGGTGGCGAGCATGCACGGCGGTTCGGTGTTCGTCGACAGCGCGGACGGCTGGAACACCTTCGGCTTCACCGTGCTGAGCCCCGAGCGGCGCGGGCCCGGCGACCGCTTGCCGCTGGGCGAGGGCGATCCGGCGCTGTCCTGA
- a CDS encoding heavy metal response regulator transcription factor, whose translation MRVLIVEDEAKTADYLNRGLSEQGFTVDLADNGIDGRHLALHGEYDVIVLDVMLPGVDGYGVLRALRERRQTPVIMLTARERVEDRVRGLREGADDYLIKPFSFLELVARLQALTRRGGNHESHSQMRIADLSIDLLSRKVFRGNTRLELTAKEYALLCVLAQRSGEILSKTAIAELVWDINFDTDTNVVEVAIKRLRAKLDGPFENKLLHTIRGMGYVLENRALAESG comes from the coding sequence ATGCGGGTACTGATTGTCGAGGACGAGGCGAAGACGGCGGACTACCTGAACCGTGGCCTCAGCGAACAGGGGTTCACCGTGGACCTGGCGGACAACGGCATCGACGGTCGCCACCTGGCGCTCCATGGCGAGTACGACGTGATCGTGCTCGACGTGATGCTGCCGGGCGTCGACGGCTACGGCGTTCTGCGGGCGTTGCGCGAGCGGCGGCAGACCCCGGTGATCATGCTCACCGCGCGCGAGCGCGTGGAAGACCGGGTGCGCGGGCTGCGCGAGGGCGCCGACGACTACCTGATCAAGCCGTTCTCCTTCCTCGAACTGGTCGCCCGCCTGCAGGCCCTGACCCGGCGCGGCGGCAACCATGAAAGCCATTCGCAGATGCGCATCGCCGACCTGTCCATCGACCTGCTCAGCCGCAAGGTCTTCCGTGGCAACACCCGTCTGGAGCTGACTGCCAAGGAGTACGCGCTGCTCTGCGTGCTGGCCCAGCGCAGCGGCGAGATCCTGTCGAAGACGGCGATCGCCGAACTGGTCTGGGACATCAACTTCGATACCGACACCAATGTCGTGGAGGTGGCGATCAAGCGCCTGCGCGCCAAGCTCGACGGTCCGTTCGAGAACAAGCTGCTGCATACCATCCGGGGCATGGGCTACGTCCTGGAGAACCGTGCGCTGGCGGAGTCGGGCTGA
- the mexN gene encoding multidrug efflux RND transporter permease subunit MexN: MTPRAGISGWCVRHPIATALLTLASLLLGLLAFLRLGVAPLPEADFPTIQINALLPGGSPETMASSVATPLEVQFSAIPGITEMTSSSALGTSTLTLQFSLDKSIDVAAQEVQAAINAAAGRLPVDMPNLPTWRKVNPADSPIMILRVNSEMMPLIELSDYAETILARQLSQVNGVGQIFVVGQQRPAIRIQAQPEKLAAYQLTLADLRQSLQSASVNLAKGALYGEGRVSTLAANDQLFNASDYDDLVVAYRQGAPVFLKDVARIVSAPEDDYVQAWPNGVPGVALVILRQPGANIVDTADAIQAALPRLREMLPATIEVDVLNDRTRTIRSSLHEVELTLLLTIGLVVLVMGLFLRQLSATLIVATVLAVSLSASFAAMYVLGFTLNNLTLVALIIAVGFIVDDAIVVVENIHRHLEAGASKVEAALKGAAEIGFTVISISFSLIAAFIPLLFMGGIVGRLFREFAVSVTVAILISVLASLTLAPMLASRFMPALRHADAPRKGFAEWLTGGYERGLRWALGHQRLMLVGFAFTVLVAVAGYVGIPKGFFPLQDTAFVFGTSQAAEDISYDDMVAKHRQLAEIIASDPAVQSYNHAVGVTGGSQSLANGRFWIVLKDRGERDVSVGEFIDRLRPQLAKVPGIMLYLRAAQDINLSSGPSRTQYQYALRSSDSTQLALWAQRLTERLKQVPGLMDVSNDLQVGASVTALDIDRVAAARFGLSAEDVSQTLYDAFGQRQVGEYQTEVNQYKVVLELDARQRGRAESLDWFYLRSPLSGEMVPLSAIAKVAAPRSGPLQINHNGMFPAVNLSFNLAAGVSLGEAVQAVQRAQEEIGMPSTIIGVFQGAAQAFQSSLASQPLLILAALIAVYIILGVLYESFVHPLTILSTLPSAGIGAVFLLWAWGQDFSIMALIGIVLLIGIVKKNGILMVDFAIVAQREQGMSAEQAIYQACLTRFRPIMMTTLAALLGAIPLMIGFGTGSELRQPLGIAVVGGLLVSQVLTLFSTPVVYLALERLFHRRGTTTSDGGTAGATAT; this comes from the coding sequence GTGACGCCGCGCGCCGGGATTTCCGGCTGGTGCGTACGGCACCCGATCGCCACCGCGCTGCTGACCCTGGCCTCGCTGCTGCTGGGGCTGCTGGCGTTCCTCCGGCTCGGCGTGGCGCCGTTGCCGGAGGCGGACTTCCCGACCATCCAGATCAACGCCTTGCTGCCCGGCGGTAGCCCGGAAACCATGGCCTCGTCGGTGGCCACCCCCTTGGAAGTGCAGTTCAGCGCGATTCCGGGGATCACCGAGATGACCTCCAGCAGCGCCCTGGGCACCAGCACCCTGACCCTGCAGTTCAGCCTCGACAAGAGCATCGACGTCGCCGCCCAGGAGGTCCAGGCGGCGATCAACGCCGCGGCCGGGCGGCTGCCGGTGGACATGCCGAACCTGCCGACCTGGCGCAAGGTCAACCCGGCGGACAGCCCGATCATGATCCTGCGGGTCAACTCGGAGATGATGCCGCTGATCGAACTCAGCGATTACGCCGAGACCATCCTCGCCCGCCAGCTCAGCCAGGTGAACGGCGTGGGGCAGATCTTCGTGGTCGGCCAGCAGCGCCCGGCGATCCGCATCCAGGCCCAGCCGGAAAAGCTCGCCGCCTACCAGCTGACCCTGGCCGACCTGCGCCAGTCGTTGCAGTCGGCCAGCGTCAACCTGGCCAAGGGCGCGCTCTACGGCGAGGGGCGGGTGTCGACCCTCGCGGCCAACGACCAGTTGTTCAACGCCAGCGACTATGACGACCTGGTGGTCGCCTACCGCCAGGGCGCGCCGGTGTTCCTCAAGGACGTGGCGCGGATCGTCTCGGCGCCCGAGGACGACTACGTGCAGGCCTGGCCGAACGGTGTGCCCGGGGTGGCACTGGTGATCCTCCGCCAGCCTGGGGCGAACATCGTCGATACCGCCGACGCGATCCAGGCCGCATTGCCGCGCCTGCGCGAGATGCTCCCGGCGACCATCGAGGTAGACGTGCTCAACGATCGCACCCGGACCATCCGCTCGTCGCTGCACGAGGTCGAACTGACCCTGCTGCTGACCATTGGCCTGGTGGTGCTGGTGATGGGCCTGTTCCTCCGCCAGCTGTCGGCGACCCTGATCGTCGCCACGGTGCTGGCGGTGTCCCTGAGCGCCAGCTTCGCGGCGATGTACGTGCTCGGCTTCACCCTCAACAACCTGACCCTGGTGGCGCTGATCATCGCCGTCGGCTTCATCGTCGACGACGCCATCGTGGTCGTGGAGAACATCCACCGACACCTGGAAGCGGGCGCCTCGAAGGTCGAGGCGGCGCTCAAGGGCGCGGCGGAGATCGGCTTTACCGTGATTTCCATCAGCTTCTCGCTGATCGCCGCGTTCATTCCCCTGCTGTTCATGGGCGGGATCGTCGGCCGGCTGTTCCGCGAATTCGCGGTCAGCGTGACGGTGGCGATCCTGATCTCGGTGCTCGCTTCGCTGACCCTGGCGCCGATGCTGGCTTCGCGCTTCATGCCGGCATTGCGGCATGCCGACGCGCCGAGAAAGGGCTTCGCCGAATGGCTGACCGGCGGATACGAGCGCGGCCTGCGCTGGGCGCTCGGGCACCAGCGGCTGATGCTGGTCGGCTTCGCCTTTACCGTGCTGGTGGCGGTGGCCGGCTACGTCGGGATTCCCAAGGGTTTCTTCCCCTTGCAGGACACCGCCTTCGTCTTCGGCACGAGCCAGGCTGCCGAGGATATCTCCTACGACGACATGGTCGCCAAGCACCGGCAACTGGCCGAGATCATCGCCAGCGACCCGGCGGTGCAGAGCTACAACCATGCGGTGGGCGTCACCGGCGGTAGCCAGAGCCTGGCCAACGGACGTTTCTGGATCGTCCTCAAGGACCGTGGCGAGCGCGATGTCTCGGTCGGCGAGTTCATCGACCGGCTGCGCCCGCAACTGGCGAAGGTGCCGGGAATCATGCTCTACCTGCGCGCGGCGCAGGACATCAACCTCAGTTCCGGACCCTCGCGGACCCAGTACCAGTACGCCCTGCGCAGCAGCGACAGCACCCAGCTGGCGCTCTGGGCGCAACGCCTCACCGAGCGCCTGAAGCAGGTGCCGGGGCTGATGGATGTGTCCAACGACCTGCAGGTCGGCGCCAGCGTCACCGCGCTGGACATCGACCGGGTGGCCGCGGCGCGTTTCGGCCTCAGCGCCGAGGATGTCAGCCAGACCCTCTACGACGCCTTCGGCCAGCGCCAGGTCGGCGAGTACCAGACCGAGGTCAACCAGTACAAGGTGGTCCTCGAACTCGATGCGCGCCAGCGCGGCCGCGCGGAAAGCCTGGACTGGTTCTACCTGCGCTCGCCGCTGAGCGGCGAGATGGTCCCGCTGTCGGCCATCGCCAAGGTCGCGGCGCCGCGCTCCGGGCCGCTGCAGATCAACCACAACGGCATGTTCCCGGCGGTCAACCTGTCCTTCAACCTGGCTGCCGGGGTGTCCCTCGGCGAGGCGGTGCAGGCGGTGCAGCGCGCCCAGGAGGAGATCGGCATGCCCTCGACCATTATCGGCGTGTTCCAGGGCGCGGCGCAGGCCTTCCAGAGCTCGCTGGCCTCGCAACCGCTGCTGATCCTCGCCGCGCTGATCGCGGTGTACATCATCCTCGGCGTGCTCTACGAGAGTTTCGTACATCCGCTGACGATCCTCTCGACCCTGCCCTCGGCGGGGATCGGCGCGGTGTTCCTGCTCTGGGCCTGGGGCCAGGACTTCTCGATCATGGCGCTGATCGGCATCGTGCTGCTGATCGGCATCGTCAAGAAGAACGGCATCCTCATGGTCGACTTCGCCATCGTCGCCCAGCGCGAGCAGGGCATGAGCGCGGAGCAGGCGATCTACCAGGCCTGCCTGACCCGTTTCCGGCCGATCATGATGACCACCCTGGCCGCGCTGCTGGGCGCGATACCCCTGATGATCGGCTTCGGCACCGGTTCCGAGCTGCGCCAGCCTCTGGGCATCGCGGTGGTCGGCGGGCTGCTGGTGAGCCAGGTGCTGACCCTGTTCAGCACGCCGGTGGTATACCTGGCCCTGGAGCGGCTGTTCCACCGGCGCGGGACGACGACCTCGGACGGCGGAACCGCTGGGGCGACGGCGACATGA
- the mexM gene encoding multidrug efflux RND transporter periplasmic adaptor subunit MexM: MQALRSGGGRVLVGVLAAGLVAFSGWAWLGGDAGAKAAPAPARVPVNVARVERRDVEQQVSGIGTVTSLHNVVIRTQIDGQLTRLLVSEGQMVEAGELLATIDDRAVVAALEQAQASRASNQAQLKSAEQDLQRYRSLYAERAVSRQLLDQQQATVDQLRATLKANDATINAERVRLSYTRITSPVSGKVGIRNVDVGNLVRVGDSLGLFSVTQIAPISVVFSLQQEQLPQLQALLGGEAAVRAYSRDGGSALGEGRLLTIDNQIDSSTGTIRVRASFDNRQARLWPGQFVAVSLHTGVRRDQLVLSSKAVRRGLEGNFVYRVAADRVEAVPVRVLQDIDGLSVVEGLASGDQVVVDGHSRLMPGALVDIQEPRPSLAQATERQP, from the coding sequence ATGCAGGCGTTGCGCAGTGGTGGGGGACGGGTCCTGGTGGGCGTGCTGGCGGCGGGCCTGGTCGCCTTCAGCGGTTGGGCATGGCTCGGCGGCGACGCCGGGGCGAAGGCGGCGCCCGCGCCGGCCAGGGTCCCGGTGAACGTGGCGCGGGTGGAGCGGCGCGACGTCGAGCAACAGGTCAGCGGCATCGGTACGGTGACTTCGTTGCACAACGTGGTGATCCGCACCCAGATCGACGGCCAGTTGACCCGCCTGCTGGTGAGCGAAGGGCAGATGGTCGAGGCGGGCGAGTTGCTGGCGACCATCGATGACCGCGCCGTCGTCGCCGCGCTGGAGCAGGCGCAGGCCTCCAGGGCGAGCAACCAGGCCCAGCTGAAATCCGCCGAGCAGGACCTGCAACGCTACCGCAGCCTGTATGCCGAGCGTGCGGTGTCACGCCAACTGCTGGACCAGCAGCAGGCGACGGTCGACCAGTTGCGCGCGACCCTGAAGGCCAACGATGCCACCATCAACGCCGAGCGGGTGCGCCTGTCCTACACCCGGATCACCTCGCCGGTATCCGGCAAGGTCGGTATCCGCAACGTCGATGTCGGCAACCTGGTGCGGGTCGGCGACAGTCTCGGCCTGTTCAGCGTGACCCAGATCGCACCGATCTCCGTAGTCTTCTCCCTGCAACAGGAACAGTTGCCCCAGTTGCAGGCGCTGCTCGGCGGCGAGGCGGCGGTGCGCGCCTACAGCCGCGACGGCGGGAGCGCGCTGGGCGAGGGCCGGTTGCTGACCATCGACAACCAGATCGACAGTTCCACCGGCACCATCCGCGTGCGCGCCTCCTTCGATAACCGCCAGGCCCGGCTCTGGCCCGGGCAGTTCGTCGCGGTGAGCCTGCACACCGGGGTCCGGCGCGACCAGTTGGTGCTGTCGAGCAAGGCGGTGCGCCGCGGCCTGGAGGGCAATTTCGTCTACCGGGTCGCCGCCGACCGGGTCGAGGCGGTGCCGGTGCGGGTGCTCCAGGACATCGACGGCCTCAGTGTGGTGGAGGGCCTGGCCAGCGGTGACCAGGTGGTGGTGGACGGCCACTCGCGGCTGATGCCCGGCGCCCTGGTCGATATCCAGGAGCCGCGCCCGAGCCTGGCTCAGGCCACGGAGCGGCAGCCGTGA
- the lapG gene encoding cysteine protease LapG, whose translation MSPTPGARRPCPRAYAPWLLSLAATLLLAVGAALAQWDLESILSRAEQRYGELGAAKSRLGDWGRLLEQGGTLDEAAKLRAVNDFFNRSLRFTDDIEIWQQEDYWATPVEALVKGAADCEDYAIAKYVTLRRLGVASDKLRITYVKALRLNQAHMVLTWYASPGADPLVLDNLIGEIRPASQRDDLLPVYAFNAEGLWLPGADGGRRTGDSKKLSRWQDLLTKMRAEGLDLDAPKED comes from the coding sequence ATGTCCCCAACCCCCGGCGCCCGCCGGCCCTGCCCCAGGGCCTACGCCCCCTGGCTGCTGTCGCTGGCGGCGACATTGCTGCTGGCAGTCGGCGCGGCGCTGGCGCAGTGGGACCTGGAGTCGATACTGAGCCGTGCCGAGCAGCGCTACGGCGAGCTGGGCGCGGCGAAATCACGCCTGGGCGACTGGGGCCGCCTGCTCGAACAGGGCGGCACGCTCGACGAAGCGGCCAAGCTGCGCGCGGTCAACGACTTCTTCAACCGGTCGCTGCGTTTCACCGACGACATCGAGATCTGGCAACAGGAAGACTATTGGGCGACTCCGGTCGAGGCGCTGGTCAAGGGCGCCGCCGACTGCGAGGACTACGCCATCGCCAAGTACGTGACCCTGCGTCGCCTCGGCGTCGCCAGCGACAAGCTGCGCATCACCTACGTCAAGGCCCTGCGCCTGAACCAGGCGCACATGGTGCTGACCTGGTACGCCAGCCCGGGCGCCGACCCACTGGTGCTGGACAACCTGATCGGCGAGATCCGCCCCGCTTCGCAACGTGACGACCTGTTGCCGGTGTACGCCTTCAATGCCGAGGGCCTCTGGCTGCCCGGCGCCGATGGCGGACGCCGGACCGGCGACAGCAAGAAGCTGTCGCGCTGGCAGGACCTGCTGACCAAGATGCGCGCCGAAGGCCTCGACCTCGACGCACCCAAGGAGGATTGA